From the Juglans microcarpa x Juglans regia isolate MS1-56 chromosome 3D, Jm3101_v1.0, whole genome shotgun sequence genome, the window AAGTAACTGGTTGCCGGAGTGAATTCAGGCACCTAACGCTGGTGGTGCCAACTACATGTTTATCAGTTTTAAATTAGTTCAGTTATCAAGTTTGGCTTCCACATATGCCCACATACTCCTATTCATGAAGTACTCACAGCTGGCACAGATGTCTGTGATGTGATACGGTATCGACAGGAGCACATGACTCAATGGGACTGGTGTAATATCCACAGTTACACATTTAATCAATCATGTATATGTTGAACAAGGtctcatgttcatgtcaagttatgtaATGTTCAGTTCATTCAAGTCACGTTATGTCCATGTGCAGTCACATTATTTTCTCAAGTCAAAGTTATGTCATGCTATTTGCTAAGTCATGTCACGCATGTTCATATCCATGTCATGATGCATCCAAGCCATTTTAGTATCATGCTTGCATATGTCTAATATTGGTAacttacttgttgagatttataaacaaatctcacttggtagtctcGGGGAATGGTAGATGATGTGTCAGAATCTTGAGAACCCACACATGGCAGACTGAACAAGGTTAAATAGTCCTCAGCACGATAGCGACGACGAGGAACTGATAACTTTGGTTATCCACTTTTTGGATGTGATTTTAGATATCATAGCCAAGATGCGCAAGAGGCTTAGCAATTTAGTGCAGTAgttctattttcattttcaacctAAGATTTAGCTATTAGGCACTTTGATTAATTGAGGGTAGAGCTTGTGTTCTAATCCTTATAGGTGCATCCTCTGTTTGCAGTAACAAAAGTAGGAGAGAAGTCATGGATCTAATCACCATGAGGTGGCACATATGTACCACAGAAGGAAATGATGTGTCAAAGAGGAAACGAGAGTACACACTGCAAAAAAGATTAATTGAATTAAAGTATATATTGCAATATAAAGATATGTGGGATTCGATACATGTCTTATTTTCTTACCTTTGTTGTGAAATTAGATACACATATTGTGAAGATAGCATAGCAAATCTTGGTGCTTAAGGttcctttgttttttctcttctattgATCATTTACTAAAAGAATTGATGGTCACATTAAGTTAGACAAAGCTGGATTCTGTCAAGGTGGGGTGTAGAAGTAAAAAGGTGTCAATTTGAAATTAGGGTAAAATCAAGGACCAAAGTGCAACTTAGGCATCCTTTGGGGACTTAATTGCAAAAGTCAAATTCTTTGGGTAGattctatatttttaatttctttttaaaaaatttattttgctacgAGCCTACGACCTCAGGCGAACCTAACAGCCTCGGGTCGCAGGAGTCCCCTTCTTGTTAGTGGAGGCTAGAGAAACTTAAAACGAAATTAGAAGGCTACCCAAAGTCTTAATTGAGACGAAGTCTTATGTGAATGTGCGATGAAAAGAACTAGGCATTTGCACATGCTTATTAAGGGGACCATAGCATATTGCTAATAACgaggaaatgaaaaagagaaCAGAGAAGACTGATATGTATGTGCTTGtgatctcatatgcatgcattgttttatttattataattgtcaTTGCATATTACTATTTTCCTAACCAACTTGGGGTTAATTTACTAAGATTTTATAATCTTACCGTGGTAGTCCAACTTTGGTGCCAAATATCAGAATCATAAACTTTGCAAATCACTTATCCTAGGGAAAGGAGTACAAGGAGGAATCGTaaggagaaaaaagaggaatgaaGCGAGGGCATGTATTTGATTTAAGTTGGAATAAGATGATGTATTATAACTTTTGGTGTTTGATTTAATgttgtgttttgatatctctaGTACAAGATTTAGTTGAAGTTTTACCTATCCGTTGCAATTATCATCCTCCTTAGTAACATGCTaggttgcatgcatgcattatctGTATGAGAAGGGATTTGTAACTCGGTGTTATATGTTCCGACATCTCAATAACCCGTTAATTAGCTAACTGTGAGTCGGaactaggggtggcaatatgtgacacagCCCATGAACCCAACACGAATACGGTACGAAATTAATGGGTTTAAATTTGGGTCAAAATGGGATTAATCGATTAAGATATGATTAATAAACGGGTCAATAATAGGTGAACCTATAATAACTCGTTTACATTTtacttcaaaattataattatattattgttgagttgtaatatcggtatttctcaatatgcttatgttttcATTGTTGGGATTCTAATTCTAGacctatactcatatttgttatggtatgttttgtgatattgattttattatatattaaaatatgaaaaatattgatattttttattagtacatagtcatattttttttttaaatatcgtagatactaataaatataacttttaacttttatataaaattatgttaatcgtGTCAAATAGGTTATGCATGttagttcaatccatttacatgaaatgagttgaaatgagtcgTATCATGCtgacatatttttaattaattattaaacatgtCAAAATGGGTAACCCGACACAACCCGCTATTTAAATAGGTTGGATTAAGGTTTGACATATTTAGCTTAACGGGTCGAGTTCATATTAATCTATATAGTCGAATGTTTTGATTGAGAGAAGGTtagtttcataaaaataaagcaaaatttacaaactaatatgATGTGATGAATTAAAAATAGTTGATTTATCACAACAAGGTACGCGGACttgtaaataaaacatttatttggTAATAAAGGACAGGGAGAAACttctttcaaaataaattagtcGGTAGGGAGGACGAGTACCCTAGTGACTTGTTCTTTGTATAATGAATGGAATCCTGCACCAAACAGAAATTATCTCGAGAAAGTTCAGGATTTTGAGCAATTACATGAGAATAATTAGGAAAGAGAGACACcgcataaattaaaaaataaaaaataaaaaatgatattgcgAATCACTGCCAAATATATATCTATTCATGCCCTAAATGTAGAAAATGACTACACAGATAAACTTTGAAGATACTGACCTTACAACCTAACGGCCAAAATCCCGTGCACCAATCACGCGCACTGTCTCTTTAAATTTGGCACTCACGTTTGTTGGGCACATCGAAGCAAAGATCCAGTCCGTTACAAACATACTCTCTACGATTCTCATTCCGTTTTTTCCCAATCTCCCCCAAATCCCGATCTCCCTTCAACTTCCTCTTCCCTTTCTTTTATCCTTTCATCTCTCTTCGAGACTTTTCCACCACCGATCGAATAGTACCATTGATTTCTGCTTTTCGATTTGTGTTAATCATGAATTTCAAATCTCTTTGGCGCCGTAGGAAGAAATCCGCTTCTTCTGCCGGTGCCTCCGTCGCATCATCAGCTATCAGCGCCAACTCGTTACCGTCTCGCTCCCCGTCTCTGAATGGCAAGGCCCAGATCGCGGAGCTGGAGCAAATTTTTAAGAAGCTAGACGTCAACGGTGACGGCAAGATCTCGTCCTCCGAGCTCGGATCCATGATGAACAGCCTGGGACAAACGGCCACCGAGGAGGAGCTTCAGAAAATGATCCGAGAGGTAGACGCCGACGGCGACGGCTTCATCGATTTCCAGGAGTTCGTCGAGCTGAATACAGAGGGCGTCGATTCGGAGGAGGTGTTGGAGAATCTGAAGGACGCGTTCTCGGTCTACGATATCGACGGGAACGGGTTGATATCGGCGGAAGAGCTCTATAAGGTCATGAAGAGCCTGAATGACGAGTGCTCGCTTGCCGAGTGCAGGAAGATGATCAGCGGGGTCGATCGCAACGGCGATGGAATGATCAGTTTCGATGAGTTTAAGGCCATGATGATGAACGGTTCGCGCATGGATTTGATGGACAGATGATCATCATCCTCAACATTCGCACATCCGATCCACGAATGATCCATCCTTTGATTGACCGGACGTAAGTAGTCGGATTTGtttgcttttcattttctacTAGCTAGGCAGAAGGGTATAAAATTAATTCCACTACGCACTTGATGGTGAagatttgtgaatattttcaggATCTTCTCTGAACTAGATCGATCTaagaaatttcttcaaaaatttgtaattttcctttctttataaCATCTAGAATTTCTTATTTCTTA encodes:
- the LOC121256333 gene encoding probable calcium-binding protein CML25, which produces MNFKSLWRRRKKSASSAGASVASSAISANSLPSRSPSLNGKAQIAELEQIFKKLDVNGDGKISSSELGSMMNSLGQTATEEELQKMIREVDADGDGFIDFQEFVELNTEGVDSEEVLENLKDAFSVYDIDGNGLISAEELYKVMKSLNDECSLAECRKMISGVDRNGDGMISFDEFKAMMMNGSRMDLMDR